Below is a genomic region from Jiangella gansuensis DSM 44835.
GTAGCGTCGCAACACCCGGCCATTGCCGAGGTTTAGACGTCCGCTGTGCGGCCCGTGCCGAGCGGACTTCCGAGCCGGTGGCCGTCGGTGCTCAGAAGCCGCGCACCTTGCCGACGCGGACCAGAACGGCGACGGAGTACCGCTCGCCGAACGCGGCCAGGCTGCCCACCACGCGCTCGATGTCCGCGCGGTACTTGGCGACGTACTCCGCGGAGTCCTGGGGGAGTGGCGCGTCGTCGACGATCTCCGCGCGGCCGGTCAGCACGACGACGTCGCCACCGTGATCGTCGCTGTTGAGGTGGAGGCCGACCCGGGGCCGGTCGCGAAACCGGTCGATGCGGGTGGCGCGGTTGTCGTTGTGGATGAGGATGTCGTCGCCGACCCGGACGAACCACACCGGGAAGGGCTGCGGCGTCCCGTCGGCGGCGACGACGGTGGTCAGCCAGATGGCTCGCTCGTCGCGCAACCGGTCCTGCACTTGGCGGCCGAAGAAGGTCGAGACGTCGGGGAACACTCCTGCGGTCAGGGTCCAACCCTACGAGCGGCCCGCACGGGCCGGCCGGACCAGCGTCAACTGAGGTTGACATCTGCAGCAGTGTCAGCCTAGGTTGACAGCATGACCAGTTCCGATGCACGAGAAGCCCTCGACGCCGCCACCGCGGCCGTCGACGGCGACCCGCGGGTGGGCCTGCGGGCGGTAGCGGCGTTGCGCCGCCTGGTGGAGCGGCTCGAGGCGCTGCAGGTCGGCAACGCCCGCGACCAGGGGTGGTCGTGGGAAGAGATCGGGGCCGCTCTCGGTGTCAGCCGGCAAGCCGTGCACAAGAAACACGCGAGGAGGTAGCCCGATGTTCGAGCGGTTCACCACACAGGCCCGCGACACCGTCGTACAGGCACAGCAGGAGGCGCGGGAGCTCCACCACCGCTGGATCGGCACCGAGCACCTGCTGCTCGCCCTGCTGCGCCAGCCGGACGCACCCGGCGTCGCCACCCTGACCCGCCTCGGTGTGACCGCGGACGCCGCGCGCTCGGCGGTGACCACCGTCGTCGCCGCCGATGCCGGTGGCCCGCTGGACGGCGAGGACGCCGAAGCGCTGCGTTCGCTCGGCATCGACCTCGACGAGGTGACGCGGCGAGCCGAGGCGACCTTCGGCGAGGGAGCACTGGACAGCCCGCCGGAGGCCGATCGCGGCCGGCGCTCCGGGCTGCTGCGGCGGCTGCTGCCGTCGTCGGACGCTGCGTACGGGCACATCCCGTTCGTACCGCGAGCCAAGAAGGCCCTCGAACTGTCCCTGCGCGAAGCGATCGCGCGGAAGGACAAGGAGATCGGCACCGAACACCTCGTGCTGGCGCTGTTGCGCGGCGACGACAAGCTCACCCTCGGGGTGTTCCGGCACCTCGGCCTCGAGCCCGGCGTCGTCCGCGACGAGGTGGCCAGCGACCTGCGCCGGGCGGCCTGAGCCAGCGACCTGCGCCGGGCGGCCTGAGCCCGGGCGGCCTGAGCCCGGGCGGCCTGAGCCCGGGCGGCCTGAGCCCGGGCGGCTGGTCAGACGTCGACCGGGTCCAGCCGGAACACCGGGTGGCGGCCGGCCTCGGCGGCGAACCGCTCCGGCGGGTCAGCGGGCTTGGCGTCGAAGTACGGCCTGGTCACCGGCTCGAGGCGGGCGTAGCGCTTGAGGACGGGGCCGCTCTGCGCGGCGTCGCACTCCACGGTGACGTAGGTGTCGCTGCGCCGGCCGCGGGTCAGCGTCACCCGGCCGGCCGCGCGCACGTTGCGCACCCAGTCGACGACGCCGTAGGGCGCCACCAGCCAGCGCTGGCCGCCGCTGCGCATGACCCGCACCGGAGTGGTGCGCGGCTGCCCGGTGCGCCGTCCGGCGACGGTCAGCAGTGCATACGCCGACGGCGCCACGCCGGCCCTCAGTGCCACCGTGATGGCCGCGTTGCCGGCCCGGCGCAGCGCCGTCGTCCGATACATCTTGGCCATGCCCACACACTATGCGGCGTGGCGTGGGTCACTCCGGCTGACGCATCAGCGTTGCCGGGAACGCACCAGTACCGCGAACCCGTCGAGATGCCGGGCGAGGCCGTACTCGAACAGCCCGTCCAGGTCCGCCGCGGCGTCGCCGGGAACCATGGACAGCAGCGGAAACTGTCCGCTGTCGAGGAGTTCGTCGGCCCGCCGTCGCTGGCCGGCCCACCAACGGTCGAGGCTCATGCCGGTCTCCTGCTCGGCCTCGACCTCGTCGGCCAGTGACAGCGCGACGGCGACGACGAAGGTGGGCAGGGTGAGCGCCTCGCGGATCCGGATGGTCATAGGCAGCCCGAGCCCGTCGAGCGCGCGCAGCGTCCACTCGGTGTACGCCGCCAGGTTGGGCATGAGCAGCGGGCGCGTGAACGAGATGGCCCGGGGCAGCCAGTGGTGGCGCTGGCACAGCTCCCACTGCAGCCGGGAGATCAGTTCGAGCTTGGCGCGCCAGCCGTCGGGTCCGGGGTTCGGCAGCTCCCGCTCGCCGAAGACCTCGTCGACCATGTGCGTCACGAGTTCGTCCTTGTTCGCCACATGCCGGTACAGCGACATCGGGCCGACGCCGAGGTCTGCCGCGACCCGCCGCATGGAGACGGCGTCGAGTCCTTCGACGTCGGCGATCGCGATCGCGGCGCGCAGCACATGCTCGCGGCGCAGCGCCCGCCGGGACACGGTGCCGGCCGGTCGGGGGCGTGGCCGTCCAGGTGCGGTCGGGCGGTCCGGCCGTGTCCGGCCGGAGCCCGAGCTCACCACCGTGCCGGAGCCGACCGCGGTCTCGACCAGGCCGTCGTCGCGCAGAGCGGCCATCACCTTGGTCGCGGTCGCGACGGCGACGCCCCACTGCCTGGCGATCTGGCGGATGGACGGCATCCGCTCGCCGGGCCGCAGGTCGCCGCTCAGGATGCGGGCCCGGATCTCGGCGGTGATCTGCAGGTAGGGCGGATCCGGTCGCTCTTGTGCCGACATCGAGCCTCCAGTGGTGTGTTCGTGCCAATCTAGTGTACTAGTTCAATCCAGATGCACTAGTGCACTTTACGCGACGTTGACGAGCGTTCATCCGCCGCCTGATCTACGCTGTACGCATGACATTCAGCACGCCGTACGCGTCCGTGCGGCCGGCGGGTGAGGCGGAGCATGGGACGGTGGTGAGCGTCCTCGTCGAGGCGTTCACGCACGATCCGCTCGTCCGCTGGCTGTTCCCCGAGGCAGCCGAGCGAGGCCGCCTCCAGTCGCTGTTCCACGGTTCCCAGCTCGCGCACCCGGCCGCCGAGGCCTACCTGGCCGGCGACGGCGACGGTGCGGCGGTCTGGCTGGCCCTGGCCGCCGGCCAGGCGCCTCACGATGAGCGCCCGGTGCCGGCCGCGGCGGGCGAGGAGCCGTCCTTCGGCGCGAGCGGCTCGCGGCTGCGAGCCCTCGGCGACGCCCTGGCGACGCGGCACCCGATCGTCAAGTCGCACCTTTACCTGCCGTCCATGGGTGTCGTAGAGGGCCGGCAGGGCGCCGGCCTCGGCTCGGCGATGCTGCGGCACCGGCTGGATCGCGCCGACGCCGACGGGATCGGCGCCTACCTGGAGGCCAGCTCGCCGCGCAGTCGCGCCCTTTACCAGCGTTACGGGTTCGAGGACCTGGGCGCCCCGGTGCGAGTTGCCGACAGCCCGCCGCTGTGGCCGATGTGGCGACCGCCGGGCCGATGACGCCCACCGGACGGCCCGGCCCGACGACCTCGACCTCCGACACGATCCACCCTCCAGAGGAGAGAACACCGATGACGACGAACGACACACGCACCGGCGGCAGCGGTGACCGCCGACCGCCGACCCTGGTATTCGTCCATGGCACCCACGTCTCGGCGTATTCGTGGTCGGGACTGACCAACGAACTCAACCTGCGCGGGCACCGCAGCGTCGCGGTCGACCTCCCGCGCCACGGCGATGACGGCTTCTTCCCCCGCGGGTACCAGGCGCCGCAGGACATCGAGGCGCTGGCGACCGACCCGTCCCCGCTGGCTGAGCTCACCCTGGACGACTACGCCGACCACGTCATCGAGGTGGTGCGCCGCGCCCGCCGGCACGGGCCGGTGATCCTGATCGGCGCGAGCCAGGGCGGCGTGACCGTGAGCAGGGTCGGCAACGCCATCCCCGACCTGCTCGAGCGCGTCGTCTACGTCGCGGCGTACTGCTGCGTCGAGCTCGCGACGATGACCGACTACCTTGCCACGCCGGAGAACAGCGAAAGCCTGGTCGGCGAGGTGACTGCCGCGGTCGTCGGAGACCCGGCGACGCTCGGGGTGGCCCGGGTCAACTGGCGTACCGCCGACCCGTCGCTGTTGAAGGGGATCCGGGAGTGCCTGGCGGCGGGGTTCACCGACGAGGAGCTGCGTCAGTTGCTCAACATGTTCCAGCCGGACGAACCTGTCAGCATCCCGCGGTCGGATGCGCGCGGGGAGGCGCATACCTGGGGTCGCATCCCGCGCACCTACGTGCGATTCACCGAGGACCGGCTCATTCCGCCGGCGCTGCAGGACCGGTTCATCGCCGAGGCCGACCGCCTCACACCATCCAACCCGACCGACGTCCGCAGCGTGCCCGCACCTCACGTGGGGCCGATGCATCGGCCGGAGCTGGTGGAGATCTTCTCAGAGCTCGCCAGCCGCTGAGCCGCTGGGCACCATGATCATCAAGGGTTGACCCGGCCCGGGGCGTATCAAGTCTTGATGATCAAGGGGAGGAGGGCAGCCAGCGGTGCAGCACGCCGGCCAGCGCCACCGGGGCGTCCAGCTGCACCAGGTGCCCGGCCTGCTCGACCAGCTCGAGCCGCGCCCCGGGGATCGCCGCGGCCAGCCGGTGCGCCCGGTCCACCGGGATCCAGGCGTCCTCGGTGCCCCAGGCGACCAGGACCGGCAGGTCCAGGGACGGATACAGCGGCTCGAGGACGTCGGTGTGCGCCTGGTCGGCCTGGGCGATCTGGCGGTAGAACGCGGCCTGCCCGACGGGGTCGAGCCACGGCCGGGTCAGCATCCCCAGTGTGTCGTCGTCCAACGGCCGGTACGCCGCGCCGGAGACGTAGGCGCGCAGCATTCCCTCGTGCATGGCCGCCGGCACCGCCTCGAACACCGGCGCATGCTCGCGGACCAGCCGGAAGAACGGCGACCCCCACGGCGCCAGCGCCACCACGTCGATCAGCGCCAGCGACGCGTATGGAGCGCCGTGCAGCAGGTGGGTCCGCAGGGCCACGGCGCCGCCGATGTCGTGCGCGACGACGTGCGGCGCCGGTGCGCCGTCGTCGCCGGTGAGGCCCCAGTGCGCGAGCAGGCCGGCCAGCAGCTCGCCCTGGACCGCCAGCGACACCTCGTGCTCGGCGTCCTTCGACGAGTGGCCGTAGCCGGGCATGTCCCACAGGTGGACGGTGTACCGCGCGCTCAACGCGTCGGCGAACGGCGCCCACAACGCCGACGACCACGGCGTCCCGTGGCAGAACACCACCGGCGGGCCGCTTCCGCGCCGTCCCCACCGCACCCGCCGCCCACGCCAGAGGTACTCCTCGTCCAGCTCCATCCGGAGCAGTCTAGGATCGGTGGCGTACCGATCGGCCGGGGTGCCCGCGAGGGCTGAGATCACACCCGCCGAACCTGATCCGGGTCATGCCGGCGCAGGGAGACCGAGACGGTGCCGCACGGCCGGAGCACCTCAGCACCACCCCGGCAGCCACCGTGCGGCGAAGTGTCGGCGTCCCTCCCGGCGGGAGGAGCTGACGGCAGCACATGGCGACACCGACGGTCATCACGGTGGCGGGGTCCGACCCGTCCGGTGGGGCGGGCATCCAGGCCGACCTCAAGACGTTCTCCGCGCTCGGCGCCTACGGCGGAGCGGTCATCACGGCACTGACGGCACAGAACACCCGCGGCGTCAGCGGGGTGTTCCCGGTGCCGGGCGCCTTCGTCGCCGAGCAGTTGGCGCCGCTGTTCGAGGACCTCGACGTGCGGGCGGTCAAGACGGGCATGCTCGGCGGCCCCGACGTCGTCGAGGCGGTCGCCGACGCCGTCGTCCGCTACGCCGTGCCGAACGTCGTGGTCGACCCGGTCATGGTGGCGACGTCGGGGGACCGGCTGGTCGACGACGCCACCGTCGAGGCGATCCGCGACCGGCTGCTGCCGCTGGCCACCGTCGTCACCCCGAACCTGCCGGAGACGGCGACGCTGCTCGGCCGCGCCACCGTCACACCGGACGACCAGGCAGCCGCGGCCGCGGACCTGCACGCGCTGGGACCGGCCGCCGTCGTCAAGGGCGGGCACGGCGACGGGCCCGACGCCGTCGACGTCCTGGTCGACGACGACGGCACGGTCGAGCTGCGGGTGCCCCGGGTCCGCACGGCGAACACGCACGGCACCGGCTGCACCTTCTCCTCGGCCATCGCCGTCGGGCTGGCGCACGGACGCTCCCTGCGCGACGCCGTCGCCGACGCCAAGGCCTACCTGACCGAGGCGCTGCGCGCGGCCGACCAGCTCCACGTCGGCGGCGGGCACGGCCCGGTGCACCACTTCCACGCCTGGTGGGCCCCGGCGACGACGGAGGTGGACGCGTGAACTTCTCCGCCGACGCCTGGGCCGCCGCCCGCCCCTGGTACGACGCGATCCGCCGGCACCCGTTCCTCACCGGCCTCGCCGACGGGACCCTCGACCGGACGGTGTTCCTGCGATACATCGTCGACGACGCCCACTACCTGTCCCGCTACGCCCGCGCGCTGGCCACGACGGCGGCCCGCTGGCCGGAGCCGGCCCACGCCGCCGCGCTGGCCCGGTTCGCCGCCGGCGCCGTCGACGCCGAACGGCTGCTGCACGCGACACTGCTGGCCGACGACGGGCGCGACATCGACGCCGTCGACGAGGAACCCACGCCCACCTGCCTGGCCTACGTGAACACGCTGCAGTCCGACGCCGCGCTGGCCCCGGCCGGGGTGGCGCTGGCCGGGCTGCTGCCGTGCTTCCGCGTCTACACCGAGATCGGCCGCGAGCTGGTCACCGTTCTCGACGGCGACGACGGCAGCCACCCGTACGCGGCCTGGCTGCGCACCTACGGCGACCCGGCGTTCGCCGCGGACACCCGGCTGGCGGAGAGCTTCGCCAACGACCAGGCCGATCGCCACCCCGGGACCGTCGAGGCGATGCACGCGGCCTACGCGCGGGCGACCCGATTCGAGTGGATGTTCTGGGACGCGGCATGGCGTGGCGAAACCTGGCCGAAACACGGGAGCCCGGTGGAATCGGAACAGACCAACATATAGAGCGGCGGGTGCACTTTGGGTTTACGTGGCGTTACACTCGGTCGCAGCCCGGGCCCAGTGTCGCGCTCGTCACACTCGCAAGCCCGACACCCGGAGGATGAATCCCACCGTGACCAAGCCCGTCGTACTCATCGCCGAACAGCTCTCGCCCGCCACCGTGGACGCCCTCGGCCCGGACTTCGAGATCCGGCACGTCGACGGCGCCGATCGTGCGGCCCTCCTGCCGGCCATCGCCGACGTCGACGCGATCCTCGTCCGCAGCGCCACCAAGGTCGACGCCGAGGCCATCGGCGTGGCCAAGAAGCTCAAGGTCATCGCCCGGGCTGGCGTCGGCCTCGACAACGTCGACGTCAAGGCCGCCACCCAGGCCGGTGTCATGGTGGTCAACGCGCCGACGTCCAACATCACCAGCGCCGCCGAGCTCGCCATCGGGCTGTTGCTGGCCACCGCGCGCAACATCGCACCGGCCAACGACGCGCTCAAGGGCGGCGAGTGGAAGCGCAGCAAGTACTCCGGCGTCGAGCTGTACGAGAAGACGGTCGGCATCGTCGGCCTGGGCCGCATCGGCGTCCTGGTCGCGCAGCGGTTGTCGTCGTTCGGCATGAACGTCATCGCCTACGACCCCTTCGTGCCGGCCGCCCGCGCCGCGCAGATGGGCGTGCGCAGCGTCACGCTCGACGACCTGCTGGCCGAAAGCGACTTCATCACCGTCCACCTGCCGAAGACGCCCGAGACCCTCGGGCTCATCGGCGAGCAGGCCCTGCGCAAGGTCAAGCCGTCGGTGCGCATCATCAACGCCGCCCGCGGCGGCATCGTCGACGAGCACGCGCTCGCGGTCGCGCTCAAGGAGGGCCGGGTCGCCGGTGCCGGCATCGACGTGTTCGCGTCCGAGCCCACCACCGAATCGCCGCTGTTCGACTTCGAGTCGGTGGTCGTGACGCCGCACCTGGGTGCGTCCACCGAGGAGGCACAGGAGAAGGCCGGCATCTCGGTGGCACGCTCGGTGCGGCTCGCGCTAGCCGGCGAGCTGGTGCCGGACGCCGTCAACGTCAAGGGCGGCGCCATCGCCGAGGACGTCCGGCCCGGCATCCCGCTGGCCGAGAAGCTCGGCCGCATCTTCACCGCGCTGGCCGGCGGCGTCGCCTCCCAGCTCGACGTCGAGGTCCGTGGTGAGATCACCACCAACGACGTCAAGATCCTGGAGCTGGCCGCGCTCAAGGGTGTCTTCGCCGACGTCGTCGAGGACCCGGTCTCGTACGTGAACGCCCCGGTCATCGCCGCCGACCGCGGCGTCGAGGTCCGCCTGGTCACCGACGAGGAGTCCGACGACTACCGCAACCTCGTCACGTTGCGCGGGGTGCTCGCCGACGGGCGCGCCATCTCGGTGTCCGGCACGCTGTCCGGCCCGAAGCACGTCGAGAAGATCGTCGAGGTGCTCGGCTACGACATCGAGGCGCTCCCGGCCGAGCACATGGCGTTCCTCCGCTATACCGACCGGCCCGGCGTGGTCGGCACGATCGGCCGGGTGCTCGGTGAGGCCGACGTCAACATCGCCGGCATGCAGGTCAGCCGGCACGGCAAGGGCGGCCCGGCGCTGGTGGCCATGACGGTCGACCAGGCCATCCCGAGCCAGGTCCTCGACGACATCGTCGCCGCCGTCGGCGCGGAGTGGGGCCGCAGCGTCGACCTCGACGGCTGACACCACCCGCCGTCGTCGGCGGGAAATGATCACGTGGACTATGGGTGCTCCCGCCGCACCAGGAATGCTTGCCTGGTGCGGCGGAAGTTCGCCGTGACCCGGGCCAGGGGAAGCGCTGTCTCAGAGTGCGGGACAAGGAGCCAGTTCGCGAGACGGTCATGACGTCGCGGGCGTAGCGTGGTTCGCATCATGCAGTGGGCGGTACGCATTCTTGGCTGCCGCGACGGGGTCCGATAACGGCCGGCGCCTCGTCGCGGTGTTCGGCGTACCCCGCTGGCCGCCCCGTTCTCTCCGCGGAGCAGTGTGATCATGAGCGACGAACAGCAGGACCAGTCCCAGCAGACCCAGAGCGCGATCCAGGAAGCAATGGATCGCCGTGACAACGGCGGCGCGGCCGGTCGCTGACCAGCGCCGTAAGCACACCACCTCGGCGACTGTCCGGATGGCGGGACGCTGGTGCCATCATATGGACAGCCGCCGTACGGTAATGGACCATGTCGCGCAGTCTCAACTTGGCAGTGATTCCCGGTGACGGTATCGGCGACGAGGTCGTCACCGAAGGGCTGAAGGTGCTCGACGCCGTGCTCGCGGGCACCGACGTCAAGGTCGGCACCACCACCTACGACCTCGGCGCCCGTCGTTGGCACGCAACCGGTGAGACCTTGCCGGACAGCGTCCTCGGCGAGCTGCGCGAGCACGACGCCATTCTGCTCGGCGCCGTGGGCGACCCCGGTGTGCCCAGCGGCGTTCTTGAGCGAGGCCTCCTGCTCAAGCTCCGGTTCGAGCTGGACCACTACGTCAACCTGCGCCCGTCCCGGCTCTTCCCGGGTGTCGCCACCCCGCTGGCCGACCCGGGTGAGGTCGACTTCGTCGTCGTCCGCGAGGGCACCGAGGGGCCGTACGTCGGCAACGGCGGCGCGCTGCGCGTCGGCACCCCGCAGGAGGTCGCCAACGAGGTCAGCGTCAACACCGCGTTCGGGGTCGAGCGGGTGGTGCGCGACGCGTTCGCCCGGGCTCAGGCGCGGCCGCGCAAGAAGCTCACCTACGTGCACAAGCACAACGTCCTGGTGCATGCCGGCCACCTGTGGCGGCGCACCGTCGAGCGGGTCGGCCAGGAGTACCCGGACGTCGCCGTCGACTACCTGCACGTGGACGCCGCCACCATCTTCTTCGTCACCGACCCGGGCCGGTTCGACGTCATCGTCACCGACAACCTGTTCGGCGACATCCTCACCGACCTGGCCGCGGCCATCACCGGCGGCATCGGGCTGGCCGCCAGCGGCAATGTCAACCCGGACCGCACCGCGCCGTCCATGTTCGAGCCGGTGCACGGCTCGGCGCCGGACATCGCCGGCCAGGGCATCGCGGACCCGACGGCCGCGGTCCTCTCGGTGAGCCTGTTGCTGGAGCACCTCGGACTGGCCGAGCAGGCTGCGCGCATCGTCGACGCCGTCGCGGCCGATCTCGGCGAGCGGGGAGCGGCCAAGCGGCGCACCGCCGACATCGGCGACGCACTCGCCGCCCGCGTCACAGGCGGGTAACCAGCGCGTTTCACACCTCTGACACCGCCGTGGGCCAGCGCGCCCGCGGCGGTGTCGCGTCTCCGTAGCCATGTGGCCGATCTTGACACCCCTGTGCCGGGACCCGTTGTATGTGACATAGCACAATTCGGACTCCTTCGGACAGGGGAGACACACGTGGTCAGATCCCGCAGGTTGCTCGCGGTGCCCATCGCCCTCGCCATCACCGCCACGACGGCGGTCGCGACCAGCGCCGGTGCCGGCGCCGACGAGCCCGACATCGCCGCCGAGCCCGGCATCGTCGTCGAGAACGGCGTCACCCAGCCCGTCTTCGGCTACGACGACGCCATCCGAGAGCGCGTGTTCATCACGTCGCCGTACGACTCGGACAGCGACGGCGAGCTCGACATCGTCACCGTCGACATCATGCGCCCCGCGGCCAGCGAGCAGGGCCTGAAGGTGCCGGTCGTCATGGACCCGAGCCCGTACTACTCGACCCTGGGCCGCGGCAACGAGTCCGAGCTGAAGCTGGACCAGGACGGCGACGGCCTGCTGGACCGCTGGCCGCTGTTCTACGACAACTACTTCGTGCCGCGCGGCTACGCCGTGGTCCTCATGGACATGATCGGCACGAACAACTCGACCGGCTGCCCGACCGTGCACGAGGCATCGGACAACCTCTCGCCGAAGGTCGTCATCGACTGGCTGAACGGCCGCGCCACCGGCGTCGACAAGGACGGCGACGAGGTCGTCGTCGACTGGCACAACGGCAAGACCGGCCTGATCGGCAAGTCGTACGACGGCACCCTGGCCAACGGCACCGCGGTGTCGGGCGTGGACGGGCTGACCACCATCGTCCCGATCAGCGCGATCGCCAGCTACTACGACTACACGCGCAGCAACGGCGTCGTCCAGCGCGGCAACAACTACCTCGCCTACCTCGCCAACATCGTCACCAACCCGGAGCGGCGCGACTACTGCCAGCCGGTGCGCGACTGGCTGTCGGCCAACGACGGCGACGAGCACGGCGACTACACGCCGTTCTGGCACGTCCGCGACTTCACCCGCGACATGGACAAGATCGAGGCGAGTGTCTTCCTGGTGCACGGACTCAATGACGAGAACGTCCGGCCCGACCACTTCAGCAAGCTCTGGTACGGCCTGGCCGAGCACGACGTCCCGCGCAAGCTGTGGCTGACCCAGACCGGCCACATCGACCCGTTCGACTTCCGCCGCGCCGAGTGGGTCGACGAGATCCACAGGTGGTTCGACTACTGGCTGCACGACATCGACAACGGCATCATGGACGAGCCGAAGGTCGACATCGAGCGGGCTCCGGACGTGTGGGAGACCGCCGGCGACTGGCCGATCCCCGGCTCCCGCGAGACCCGCCTGTGGCTGCAGCCCAACGCCGGCGCCGCCGGGTCGCTGTCGGTGACCCCGAACCGGCCGTCGGACCCGGTGCTGAGCTTCGTCGACGACCCCAACCAGCGCGAGAGCACCATGGTCTCGAACGAGCTGGCGGTGCAGCCGAACCGGCTCGCGTACGTGTCCGAGCCGCTGAAGGCACCGCTGCACCTGTCGGGGACGCCGTACATCTCGCTGAGTGCCACCGTCGACGCCACCGACACCAACTTCGGCGCGATCATCGTCGACTACGGTCCGGCCGAGCGGGTCCAGCGAGCCGGCGACGGCGTCATCACCGGCACCGCCGAGGACTGCTGGGGCGAGACCGCGACCTGGGGCGGTTACGCCGAGGACGCCTGCTACAAGGAGGTGCACAAGCGGGTCGCGCTCACCGACCGCGAGGTGGTGACCAAGGGCATCGTCGACGGCGTCAACATCGACGACTACAGCCAGCCCACCCCGCTGGTGCCTGGTCAGCAGTACGACGTGCGTTTCCCGCTGCTGCCGGAGGACTACGTGTTCCCGGCCGGGCACCGCATCGGCGTGATCATCGTCGGCAGTTACCGCGACTACGGCAGCCAGCCCGACCCGAACCGGGCGACCATCTCGATCCTGCCCCGGCGCAGCGTGATCGAGCTGCCCATCGTCGGTGGCACGGCCGCCGCGGTGCGAGCCGGCCTGAGGTAGGAACCGGCGAGTCCGGGCCGCCGCGCGCGTTCTGCGCGCCGGCGGCCCGGACCCTGTGCCGCCCGGGCGAACGTGCCGCCCGGGCAATCCGGGCGACGGGCCGCTGGCACACCGGTCCGTCGCCCGGGCTCGCCGTGCGGCACGCTCCTGCCCATTCCGCCTCTTCCGCCCGTGCAACCGCGGCCCATGGCCGTGGCGTCCTTACGGTGACGGAGGGAGTCACCCATGGGTGGGCGGTTGGCGGTCCTGGCGGCCGGCGTGGCGGTCGCG
It encodes:
- the serA gene encoding phosphoglycerate dehydrogenase is translated as MNPTVTKPVVLIAEQLSPATVDALGPDFEIRHVDGADRAALLPAIADVDAILVRSATKVDAEAIGVAKKLKVIARAGVGLDNVDVKAATQAGVMVVNAPTSNITSAAELAIGLLLATARNIAPANDALKGGEWKRSKYSGVELYEKTVGIVGLGRIGVLVAQRLSSFGMNVIAYDPFVPAARAAQMGVRSVTLDDLLAESDFITVHLPKTPETLGLIGEQALRKVKPSVRIINAARGGIVDEHALAVALKEGRVAGAGIDVFASEPTTESPLFDFESVVVTPHLGASTEEAQEKAGISVARSVRLALAGELVPDAVNVKGGAIAEDVRPGIPLAEKLGRIFTALAGGVASQLDVEVRGEITTNDVKILELAALKGVFADVVEDPVSYVNAPVIAADRGVEVRLVTDEESDDYRNLVTLRGVLADGRAISVSGTLSGPKHVEKIVEVLGYDIEALPAEHMAFLRYTDRPGVVGTIGRVLGEADVNIAGMQVSRHGKGGPALVAMTVDQAIPSQVLDDIVAAVGAEWGRSVDLDG
- a CDS encoding 3-isopropylmalate dehydrogenase — protein: MSRSLNLAVIPGDGIGDEVVTEGLKVLDAVLAGTDVKVGTTTYDLGARRWHATGETLPDSVLGELREHDAILLGAVGDPGVPSGVLERGLLLKLRFELDHYVNLRPSRLFPGVATPLADPGEVDFVVVREGTEGPYVGNGGALRVGTPQEVANEVSVNTAFGVERVVRDAFARAQARPRKKLTYVHKHNVLVHAGHLWRRTVERVGQEYPDVAVDYLHVDAATIFFVTDPGRFDVIVTDNLFGDILTDLAAAITGGIGLAASGNVNPDRTAPSMFEPVHGSAPDIAGQGIADPTAAVLSVSLLLEHLGLAEQAARIVDAVAADLGERGAAKRRTADIGDALAARVTGG
- a CDS encoding Xaa-Pro dipeptidyl-peptidase, with translation MVRSRRLLAVPIALAITATTAVATSAGAGADEPDIAAEPGIVVENGVTQPVFGYDDAIRERVFITSPYDSDSDGELDIVTVDIMRPAASEQGLKVPVVMDPSPYYSTLGRGNESELKLDQDGDGLLDRWPLFYDNYFVPRGYAVVLMDMIGTNNSTGCPTVHEASDNLSPKVVIDWLNGRATGVDKDGDEVVVDWHNGKTGLIGKSYDGTLANGTAVSGVDGLTTIVPISAIASYYDYTRSNGVVQRGNNYLAYLANIVTNPERRDYCQPVRDWLSANDGDEHGDYTPFWHVRDFTRDMDKIEASVFLVHGLNDENVRPDHFSKLWYGLAEHDVPRKLWLTQTGHIDPFDFRRAEWVDEIHRWFDYWLHDIDNGIMDEPKVDIERAPDVWETAGDWPIPGSRETRLWLQPNAGAAGSLSVTPNRPSDPVLSFVDDPNQRESTMVSNELAVQPNRLAYVSEPLKAPLHLSGTPYISLSATVDATDTNFGAIIVDYGPAERVQRAGDGVITGTAEDCWGETATWGGYAEDACYKEVHKRVALTDREVVTKGIVDGVNIDDYSQPTPLVPGQQYDVRFPLLPEDYVFPAGHRIGVIIVGSYRDYGSQPDPNRATISILPRRSVIELPIVGGTAAAVRAGLR